In the Pseudomonas orientalis genome, one interval contains:
- a CDS encoding ABC transporter ATP-binding protein: protein MAEIHLRNLAHSYSPTPNGPEDYAIREMNHVWEQGGAYALLGPSGCGKSTLLNIISGLLSPSEGQVLFDTQVVNDLTPEKRNIAQVFQFPVVYDTMTVFDNLAFPLRNQGMAEAKIHSKVQEIAEVLDLQNLLSKKARNLTADEKQKVSMGRGLVRDDVSAILFDEPLTVIDPHLKWKLRRKLKQIHEQFNITMVYVTHDQLEASTFADKIAVMYGGQIVQFGTPRELFERPSHTFVGYFIGSPGMNLIEVQAEAGGVRFANTLLPLSEALQRRLDATDYKKLQVGIRPEFIHVWDEPNPDALQADVIHVEDLGTYKIMTLNLDGATLKVRLAEDKPVPEGRACISFPAQWLMLYADDYLLEVLP from the coding sequence ATGGCCGAGATCCATTTGCGCAACCTGGCGCACAGCTACAGTCCGACGCCGAATGGGCCGGAAGACTACGCCATTCGGGAAATGAACCACGTGTGGGAGCAGGGCGGTGCCTACGCCTTGCTCGGGCCGTCGGGCTGCGGCAAGTCGACCTTGCTTAACATCATCTCCGGCCTGCTCAGCCCGTCCGAGGGCCAGGTGTTGTTCGACACCCAGGTGGTCAACGACCTCACCCCGGAGAAGCGCAACATCGCCCAGGTGTTCCAGTTCCCGGTGGTGTACGACACCATGACGGTGTTCGACAACCTGGCGTTTCCGTTGCGCAACCAGGGCATGGCCGAGGCGAAAATTCACAGCAAGGTGCAGGAAATCGCTGAAGTCCTCGACTTGCAGAACCTGCTGAGCAAAAAAGCCCGCAACCTGACCGCTGACGAAAAACAGAAAGTTTCCATGGGCCGTGGCCTGGTGCGCGATGACGTGTCGGCGATCCTTTTCGACGAACCGCTGACGGTGATCGACCCGCACCTGAAATGGAAGCTGCGGCGCAAGCTCAAGCAGATTCACGAGCAGTTCAATATCACCATGGTCTACGTCACCCACGACCAGTTGGAAGCCTCCACCTTCGCCGACAAGATCGCGGTGATGTACGGCGGGCAGATCGTGCAGTTCGGCACGCCGCGCGAGTTGTTCGAGCGCCCGAGCCACACCTTTGTCGGTTATTTCATCGGCAGCCCCGGGATGAATCTGATCGAGGTGCAGGCCGAGGCGGGCGGGGTGCGGTTTGCCAACACGTTGTTGCCATTGTCCGAGGCATTGCAGCGACGCCTTGATGCCACCGATTACAAAAAGCTTCAGGTGGGTATTCGTCCGGAGTTCATCCACGTGTGGGACGAGCCCAACCCTGACGCCCTGCAGGCCGACGTCATCCACGTGGAAGACCTGGGCACCTACAAGATCATGACCCTCAACCTCGACGGCGCCACGCTCAAAGTGCGCCTGGCCGAAGACAAACCAGTGCCCGAAGGCCGCGCCTGCATCAGCTTCCCCGCGCAATGGCTGATGCTCTACGCCGATGATTACCTGCTGGAGGTGCTGCCATGA
- a CDS encoding carbohydrate ABC transporter permease, whose protein sequence is MNKVQNNKAWWLVLPVFLLVAFSAVIPMMTVVNYSVQDIFDQSSRYFVGADWYKQVLLDPRLHDSLLRQFIYSACVLLIEIPLGIAIALTMPTKGRWSSLVLIILAIPLLIPWNVVGTIWQIFGRADIGLLGYSLNALGISYNYAANTADAWVTVLVMDVWHWTSLVALLCYSGLRAIPDVYYQAARIDRASAWAVFRHIQLPKMKSVLLIAVMLRFMDSFMIYTEPFVLTGGGPGNATTFLSQTLTQMAIGQFDLGPAAAFSLVYFLIILLVSWLFYTAMTHSDANR, encoded by the coding sequence ATGAACAAGGTGCAGAACAACAAGGCCTGGTGGCTGGTGCTGCCGGTGTTCCTGCTGGTGGCGTTCAGTGCGGTGATCCCGATGATGACCGTGGTCAATTACTCGGTGCAGGATATTTTTGACCAGTCCAGCCGCTACTTCGTCGGCGCCGACTGGTACAAACAGGTGCTGCTCGACCCGCGCCTGCACGACTCGCTGCTGCGCCAGTTCATCTACTCGGCCTGTGTGCTGCTGATCGAAATCCCCCTGGGCATCGCCATCGCCCTGACCATGCCCACCAAGGGTCGCTGGTCGTCACTGGTGTTGATCATCCTCGCCATTCCTCTGCTGATTCCATGGAACGTGGTCGGCACCATCTGGCAGATCTTCGGGCGCGCCGATATCGGCCTGCTTGGTTACAGCCTCAACGCCCTGGGCATCAGCTACAACTACGCGGCGAACACGGCGGATGCCTGGGTCACCGTGCTGGTGATGGATGTGTGGCACTGGACCTCCCTGGTGGCGCTGTTGTGCTATTCGGGGCTGCGCGCGATTCCGGATGTGTACTACCAGGCGGCGCGGATCGATCGCGCCTCGGCCTGGGCGGTGTTCCGACATATCCAGTTGCCGAAGATGAAAAGCGTGCTGCTGATTGCGGTGATGCTGCGCTTCATGGACAGTTTCATGATCTACACCGAGCCGTTCGTACTCACCGGTGGCGGGCCGGGCAATGCCACCACGTTCCTGAGTCAGACCTTGACCCAGATGGCCATAGGTCAATTCGACCTGGGCCCGGCGGCGGCGTTTTCCCTGGTGTATTTCCTGATCATCCTGTTGGTGTCCTGGCTGTTCTACACCGCCATGACCCATTCCGACGCCAACCGCTGA
- a CDS encoding DUF2160 domain-containing protein: MEWMAWTTPTALFFGGIALILAGMTTWELRSPSIPRRGFLPISTTRGDRLFIGLLGSAYLHLLVIGVTDWSIWVASALSLVWLLSVMRWG; this comes from the coding sequence ATGGAATGGATGGCCTGGACCACCCCCACAGCCCTGTTCTTTGGCGGCATCGCGCTGATCCTGGCGGGCATGACCACCTGGGAGTTGCGCTCGCCGAGTATCCCTCGGCGGGGTTTTCTGCCGATCAGCACCACCCGTGGTGATCGCTTGTTTATCGGTCTTCTCGGCAGCGCCTACCTGCATTTGCTGGTCATCGGCGTTACCGACTGGAGCATCTGGGTGGCGTCCGCGCTCTCCCTGGTATGGCTGTTGAGTGTGATGCGTTGGGGCTAG
- a CDS encoding carbohydrate ABC transporter permease, with product MSKRKLIPLLIYILFLLVPIYWLLNMSFKSNTEILGGLTLFPQDFTLANYKVIFTDPSWYTGYLNSLYYVSLNTVISLSVALPAAYAFSRYRFLGDKHLFFWLLTNRMAPPAVFLLPFFQLYSSIGLFDTHIAVALAHCLFNVPLAVWILEGFMSGVPKEIDETAYIDGYSFPKFFVKIFIPLIGSGIGVTAFFCFMFSWVELLLARTLTSVNAKPIAAVMTRTVSASGIDWGVLAAAGVLTILPGMLVIWFVRNHVAKGFALGRV from the coding sequence ATGAGCAAACGCAAGCTTATTCCGCTGCTGATCTACATCCTGTTCCTGCTGGTACCGATCTACTGGCTGCTGAACATGTCCTTCAAGAGCAACACCGAAATCCTCGGCGGGCTGACCCTGTTTCCGCAGGATTTCACCCTGGCCAACTACAAGGTGATCTTCACCGACCCCAGCTGGTACACCGGCTACCTCAACTCGTTGTACTACGTGAGCCTGAACACGGTGATTTCCCTGAGCGTGGCCTTGCCGGCGGCCTACGCCTTTTCGCGCTACCGTTTCCTCGGCGACAAGCACCTGTTCTTCTGGTTGCTGACCAATCGCATGGCGCCGCCGGCGGTGTTTCTGCTGCCGTTTTTCCAACTGTATTCGTCCATCGGCTTGTTCGATACGCACATCGCGGTGGCCCTGGCGCACTGCCTGTTCAACGTGCCGCTGGCGGTGTGGATTCTTGAGGGTTTCATGTCTGGCGTGCCCAAGGAAATCGACGAAACCGCCTACATCGACGGCTACTCGTTTCCCAAGTTCTTCGTGAAGATTTTCATCCCGCTGATCGGCTCCGGCATCGGGGTGACGGCGTTTTTCTGCTTCATGTTTTCCTGGGTTGAACTGTTGCTGGCGCGCACGCTGACCTCGGTCAATGCCAAGCCCATCGCGGCGGTGATGACCCGCACGGTGTCGGCCTCGGGTATCGATTGGGGCGTGCTGGCGGCGGCGGGGGTGTTGACGATCCTGCCGGGCATGCTGGTGATCTGGTTTGTTCGTAACCACGTGGCCAAGGGCTTTGCCCTGGGCCGGGTCTAG
- a CDS encoding ABC transporter substrate-binding protein: MLNKNNKLRHSISLAAVLALSGLSASAWADAYEDAAKKWIGSEFKPSTLTEAQQLEELKWFIKAAEPFRGMKINVVSETLTTHEYESKVLAKAFSEITGIKLTHDLLQEGDVVEKLQTQMQSDKNIYDGWVNDSDLIGTHFRYGKTESITDLMANEGKDFTSPTLDLKDFIGLSFTTAPDGKIYQLPDQQFANLYWFRADWFERPELKAKFKEKYGYDLGVPVNWSAYEDIAKFFSEDVKEIDGKRVYGHMDYGKKDPSLGWRFTDAWFSMAGGGDKGLPNGLPVDEWGIRVEDCHPVGSSVTRGGDTNGPAAVFATQKYVDWMKAYAPPEAAGMTFSESGPVPSQGNIAQQIFWYTAFTADMVKPGLPVVNADGTPKWRMAPSPVGPYWEKGMKKGYQDVGSWTFLKSTPEKQKLAAWLYAQFVTSKTVSLKKTIVGLTPIRESDINSQAMTDMAPKLGGLVEFYRSPARTEWSPTGTNVPDYPRLAQLWWSNIAAAASGEKTPQQALDNLAKEQDAIMTRLERSKVQPVCGPKMNPERDAQYWFDQPGAPKPKLANEKPKGETVNYNDLLKQWEAARK, encoded by the coding sequence ATGTTGAATAAAAACAATAAGCTGCGACATAGCATTTCATTGGCCGCCGTACTGGCCCTCAGCGGTTTGAGCGCTTCGGCCTGGGCCGATGCGTATGAAGATGCCGCGAAAAAATGGATCGGCAGCGAGTTCAAACCGTCCACGCTCACCGAAGCCCAACAGCTTGAGGAGTTGAAGTGGTTTATCAAGGCCGCCGAACCCTTCCGTGGGATGAAGATCAACGTGGTGTCGGAAACCCTCACCACCCACGAGTATGAATCCAAGGTGCTGGCCAAGGCCTTCAGCGAAATCACCGGGATCAAGCTGACCCACGACCTGCTGCAGGAAGGCGACGTGGTGGAGAAGCTGCAAACCCAGATGCAATCGGACAAGAATATCTATGACGGCTGGGTCAACGACTCGGACCTGATCGGCACGCACTTTCGCTACGGCAAGACCGAATCCATCACCGACCTGATGGCCAACGAAGGCAAGGACTTCACCTCGCCGACTCTGGACCTAAAGGACTTTATCGGCCTGTCCTTTACCACCGCGCCGGACGGCAAAATCTACCAGCTGCCCGACCAGCAGTTCGCCAACCTCTACTGGTTCCGCGCCGACTGGTTCGAGCGCCCGGAGCTGAAAGCCAAGTTCAAGGAAAAATACGGTTACGACCTCGGCGTACCGGTGAACTGGTCGGCCTATGAAGACATCGCCAAATTCTTCAGCGAAGACGTCAAGGAAATCGACGGCAAGCGCGTCTATGGGCACATGGACTACGGCAAGAAAGACCCCTCCCTGGGCTGGCGCTTCACCGATGCCTGGTTCTCCATGGCCGGCGGCGGCGACAAGGGCCTGCCCAACGGCTTGCCGGTGGACGAGTGGGGCATTCGCGTGGAGGACTGCCACCCGGTGGGCTCCAGCGTGACCCGCGGCGGTGACACCAACGGCCCGGCGGCGGTGTTCGCCACGCAGAAATACGTGGACTGGATGAAGGCCTATGCGCCACCGGAAGCGGCGGGCATGACCTTCTCCGAATCCGGTCCGGTGCCGTCCCAGGGCAACATCGCCCAGCAGATATTCTGGTATACCGCGTTTACCGCCGACATGGTCAAGCCGGGCCTGCCGGTGGTGAACGCCGACGGTACGCCGAAATGGCGCATGGCGCCGTCGCCGGTCGGGCCGTACTGGGAGAAGGGCATGAAGAAGGGCTATCAGGACGTGGGTTCCTGGACCTTCCTCAAGTCCACGCCGGAGAAACAGAAACTCGCGGCCTGGCTCTACGCGCAGTTCGTCACCTCCAAAACCGTATCCTTGAAGAAAACCATCGTCGGCCTGACGCCGATTCGGGAGTCTGACATCAACTCCCAGGCCATGACCGACATGGCCCCCAAACTCGGTGGCCTGGTGGAGTTCTACCGCAGCCCGGCCCGCACCGAGTGGTCGCCGACCGGCACCAACGTGCCCGACTACCCGCGCCTGGCGCAACTGTGGTGGAGCAACATCGCCGCCGCCGCCAGCGGCGAGAAAACCCCGCAACAGGCGCTGGACAACCTGGCCAAGGAGCAGGACGCGATCATGACGCGCCTGGAACGCTCCAAGGTACAACCGGTGTGCGGCCCGAAAATGAACCCCGAGCGTGACGCGCAATACTGGTTCGACCAGCCTGGCGCGCCGAAACCGAAACTGGCCAACGAGAAGCCCAAAGGCGAGACCGTGAACTACAACGACCTGCTCAAGCAGTGGGAGGCGGCGCGTAAATAA